The Atribacter laminatus genome contains the following window.
ATATCAACATATTTCGGCAACACCGAAGAAGCTCCATGAAGAACGATGGGAAAACCGGGGAGTCGTCGTTCTACTTCTTCGAGGATGTCAAAACGCAGAGGAGGAACAGATTCACCAGGTTTCACTTTAAATTTATAAGCTCCATGAGACGTTCCAATCGATATCGCCAAACTGTCGACACCGGTTTTGGTAACGAAGTCTTCAACTTCCTCAGGTCGAGTATAATGAGTCACTTCTGATGATACATGTTCCTCAATACCAGCCAGGACTCCCAACTCTCCTTCAACTGTTACATTGTGAGCATGGGCATATTCAACGACTTTTTTGGTTAAGTCAACATTTTCATCATAGGGAAGAGAAGAACCGTCAATCATGACATTGGAAAATCCAAAATCAACACAACTTTTCGCCAGTTCGTAAGAATCACCGTGGTCAAGATTGAGAGCAATGGGAATATTGCTTCCTGCTTCGCGTGCCATCGCCACTGCCCCAGGTACCATATACCTGAGCAAGGTCTGATTGGCATATTGACGGGCTCCTTTTGATATTTGAAGAATTACCGGTGAATTACATTCTACACAGGCATTGATGATCGCTTGCAATTGTTCCATGTTATTAAAATTGTAAGCTGGTACGGCATAACCGCCCTTCATCGCCTTCCCAAACATTTCTCGACTATTCACTAACCCTAATTCTTTAAAACTCACTGCCATATTATTTTCCTCCTGTTTTATGAGATTAGGTTCAGATTAAATGCGGAAGTACGATTAGAATATCAAATGCAGAAATCGTTCTGGTGATTTTATCATCATACTACCGTTTACCCTATTGTATTCTTGGTGCCAAGCACAAAAAGAATACCTATATATAACCTGAATCAAAAAAACGGACGTCAAACCGCTTGAATAATCTGGCACCCTTATATAACTGTCGGGTATTTTACCACGTAGTTGGTTTAAAAAAAAGATATTGATTTTTTATTCTTGCTGTATATCTTCATACCTTTTCGTTGATTATGATTTCAATAAAAATATTCGCTAATGTTGGATCAAACTGGGTTCCGGATGCCCTTTTAATTTCTTCAATAGCTTCCTCATTGCTCATTTTTTGTTTAT
Protein-coding sequences here:
- a CDS encoding class II fructose-bisphosphate aldolase, with amino-acid sequence MAVSFKELGLVNSREMFGKAMKGGYAVPAYNFNNMEQLQAIINACVECNSPVILQISKGARQYANQTLLRYMVPGAVAMAREAGSNIPIALNLDHGDSYELAKSCVDFGFSNVMIDGSSLPYDENVDLTKKVVEYAHAHNVTVEGELGVLAGIEEHVSSEVTHYTRPEEVEDFVTKTGVDSLAISIGTSHGAYKFKVKPGESVPPLRFDILEEVERRLPGFPIVLHGASSVLPKYVDIINQFGGQLENTAGVPEEQIKKAVKSAVCKVNIDSDGRLVMTAMIRKYMSEHPKEFDPRKYLGPARDELTKMYIAKCELLGSDGKA